From Rhodoferax sp. AJA081-3, the proteins below share one genomic window:
- a CDS encoding GNVR domain-containing protein produces MTPKQLLLILFAHRYVAVIVFVLVAVGGVVATLLTPKTYVATTDLLVDSRADPIAGAVTGGTNYLATQVAIIQSERVAIGVVKRLRVAETPALIEQWKAATQEKVPLENYYANLLRKGLLAEPLRASNVIRLSFEGTDAKFATAAVNTFAQAYLDLTVDLRVEPVRQYADWFDERLKSLRANVETAQAKLSAYQNEKGIIGIDQRTDQETQRLDALTAQLVAVQGENLAIGSRERNAGGELSPDILASNSVAGIKGQLSQAEAKLSEMRISLGPNHPMRVQLESQITELKEQLSQEMRRVTGGTSVARSAASMREAELRGMVAAQKARVLALRQERDQISVLAQDVEAAKAMYDSVLKRTNQLNLEKQSDQANVSVLSPAIEPNTPSKPNRPKYLAMTLIGALAAAFAAALAIEFLNPKVRVLSDIMVDDVPVLGTIERRDANYSWGQRMALLVKFFTRRKQRKTVYAASRLAGLQ; encoded by the coding sequence ATGACACCCAAGCAGCTTTTACTCATATTGTTCGCGCACCGCTATGTAGCGGTTATCGTTTTTGTGTTGGTGGCCGTAGGCGGAGTTGTCGCAACCTTGCTCACGCCCAAGACCTACGTGGCCACTACCGATTTGTTGGTGGATAGCAGGGCCGACCCCATCGCAGGTGCTGTCACCGGCGGTACCAATTACCTTGCTACACAAGTTGCCATCATTCAGAGTGAGCGTGTTGCCATCGGTGTGGTCAAGCGGTTACGTGTGGCTGAGACACCGGCCTTGATTGAGCAGTGGAAGGCCGCTACCCAAGAAAAAGTGCCATTGGAAAACTATTACGCCAACCTGTTGCGCAAAGGGCTGCTGGCCGAACCCCTGCGTGCCAGCAATGTGATACGCCTGAGCTTCGAGGGTACTGACGCAAAGTTTGCCACTGCCGCAGTGAACACCTTTGCACAAGCCTATCTGGACCTGACCGTAGACCTGCGCGTGGAACCCGTGCGTCAGTATGCTGATTGGTTCGATGAGCGACTAAAAAGCCTCCGCGCCAATGTTGAGACTGCGCAGGCCAAATTGTCGGCTTACCAGAATGAAAAGGGCATCATCGGTATCGACCAGCGCACCGACCAGGAAACCCAGCGTCTGGATGCACTTACCGCCCAACTGGTGGCCGTTCAGGGTGAAAACCTGGCTATTGGCAGCCGAGAGAGAAACGCAGGTGGGGAGTTGTCGCCCGACATTTTGGCCAGCAACTCGGTGGCTGGCATTAAAGGCCAACTGAGCCAAGCTGAGGCCAAACTGAGTGAAATGCGGATCAGCCTTGGCCCCAACCACCCCATGCGTGTGCAGCTCGAAAGCCAGATAACAGAGCTGAAAGAACAGTTAAGCCAGGAGATGCGCCGCGTCACCGGTGGTACATCGGTTGCGCGCAGTGCTGCCAGCATGCGTGAGGCCGAGTTGCGCGGAATGGTTGCCGCGCAAAAGGCGCGCGTCCTAGCCTTGCGCCAGGAGCGTGATCAAATTTCGGTGTTGGCACAAGACGTAGAGGCCGCCAAGGCCATGTATGACTCTGTGCTCAAACGCACCAACCAACTCAACCTAGAAAAACAGTCTGACCAAGCCAATGTATCGGTGTTGAGCCCGGCCATTGAGCCCAACACGCCGTCCAAACCCAACCGCCCCAAGTATTTGGCCATGACATTGATCGGCGCACTGGCCGCTGCGTTCGCCGCTGCATTGGCGATTGAATTTTTGAACCCCAAGGTGCGCGTGTTGAGCGACATCATGGTGGACGATGTGCCCGTGCTGGGCACTATAGAACGGCGTGACGCCAATTACTCATGGGGTCAGCGCATGGCACTGTTAGTCAAGTTTTTCACCCGGCGCAAACAGCGCAAAACGGTGTATGCGGCCAGCCGCTTGGCGGGGCTGCAATGA
- a CDS encoding glycosyltransferase family 2 protein has product MDISTIVVSYNTARLLPECIKKLRSAYHHLKCEEIFIDNASADDSVNLIRREFGSAHLLENKHNVGFGRANNQALPLANGRFVLLLNTDAFVAPDTLTKTVAYMDSNPNCGILGVRLEGRDGLLQPCCRYFPTPWNTFLYRTGLNRIFKTVQMVDNMDWAHDAVRSCDWVVGCYYLVRKEVVEQIGLFDPRYFLYFEEVDHCFAAKKAGWDVVFYPHTTVVHLGGESAKSDGVVTQSGRQLEALQVESELLYFRKNHGWGAVWGNVALTVLADALNTLKRVFKPGVALNAGGAWQHTALVCITFARTRWGTKATR; this is encoded by the coding sequence ATGGACATTAGTACCATCGTAGTGAGTTACAACACTGCAAGACTTTTGCCAGAGTGCATAAAAAAGCTGCGCTCGGCATACCACCATCTTAAATGCGAGGAAATCTTTATAGATAACGCTTCAGCAGATGATTCGGTAAATCTTATTCGTCGCGAATTTGGATCGGCGCATCTACTCGAAAACAAACATAACGTAGGATTTGGTCGTGCAAACAACCAAGCATTGCCTTTAGCAAACGGACGGTTCGTCCTCTTGCTCAATACCGATGCATTTGTTGCACCAGACACTTTGACGAAAACAGTGGCTTACATGGACTCCAATCCAAACTGTGGGATTTTAGGTGTGCGCCTTGAGGGGCGAGATGGGCTTTTACAACCTTGCTGCAGATACTTCCCGACGCCATGGAACACTTTTTTGTATAGAACTGGGCTAAACCGGATTTTCAAAACTGTACAAATGGTGGACAACATGGACTGGGCGCATGACGCTGTACGTTCTTGTGATTGGGTGGTCGGGTGTTACTACTTGGTGCGCAAAGAAGTTGTGGAGCAAATTGGACTCTTTGACCCTCGTTATTTTCTATATTTTGAAGAGGTTGACCATTGTTTCGCAGCCAAGAAGGCGGGTTGGGATGTCGTGTTTTATCCGCACACTACCGTTGTTCATCTGGGTGGGGAGAGTGCCAAGTCGGACGGCGTCGTTACTCAGAGCGGGCGGCAGCTCGAGGCACTTCAGGTAGAGAGCGAACTTTTGTATTTCCGCAAGAACCACGGATGGGGTGCGGTATGGGGCAATGTTGCGCTCACGGTGCTAGCCGACGCCCTCAATACGCTAAAACGTGTCTTCAAGCCCGGGGTTGCGCTCAATGCCGGGGGCGCCTGGCAGCATACAGCGTTGGTGTGCATTACTTTTGCGCGCACCCGCTGGGGCACCAAGGCTACCCGCTGA
- a CDS encoding EpsD family peptidyl-prolyl cis-trans isomerase — MQNLHIPSKIVRATVLVALVPMLVMGCSKKDNVATQAVAIVDGQEISVHQINTVLSKVNGVTPDTLPKVKREILDGLVEQQLAINLAISSKLDRSPEVVTAIENAKREIIARAALEQIRNALPKPTDEEAKAYFDAHPELFSQRRVFNLQEIAIDKATPNLAEVRSMVASAKSMEDVAQWLTQKGIGFKPNAGTRPAEQIPLEVLPALHQFKDGQIGLIEGNDAHFIERVAASKTLPITEAQAIPRIKVFLANQRGAEAIKREKEAMKAKAKVEYLGEFAGGEAAFKAEAEAKAKAVAEAKAAAEAQAKAVAESVAKQKADDQAKAQAEAEARSKARAEARASATKSPASAPESINLEKGIKGLK; from the coding sequence ATGCAAAATTTGCACATCCCCTCCAAAATTGTCCGCGCCACAGTGCTGGTCGCGTTGGTTCCAATGCTGGTCATGGGGTGCAGCAAAAAGGACAACGTGGCGACCCAGGCCGTGGCCATTGTTGACGGCCAGGAAATATCGGTTCACCAAATCAACACGGTGCTGTCCAAGGTCAATGGCGTCACACCCGACACACTGCCCAAAGTCAAGCGGGAAATCCTAGACGGATTGGTGGAGCAACAGTTGGCCATTAACCTGGCGATCAGCAGCAAGCTGGACCGCAGTCCCGAAGTCGTTACCGCTATCGAAAACGCCAAGCGTGAAATCATTGCCCGTGCAGCCTTGGAGCAAATTCGCAACGCCTTGCCCAAGCCAACCGACGAAGAAGCCAAGGCCTATTTTGATGCGCACCCAGAACTCTTCAGCCAACGCCGCGTGTTCAACCTGCAAGAGATCGCCATCGACAAGGCGACGCCCAACCTGGCGGAAGTGCGCAGCATGGTCGCATCAGCCAAGAGTATGGAAGATGTGGCGCAATGGTTGACCCAAAAGGGTATCGGCTTTAAGCCCAATGCGGGCACCCGGCCTGCCGAGCAGATTCCACTGGAAGTCTTGCCTGCATTGCACCAGTTCAAAGACGGCCAGATTGGCTTGATTGAAGGCAACGATGCGCACTTTATTGAGCGCGTAGCAGCATCCAAAACCCTGCCCATTACCGAAGCACAAGCAATACCCCGCATCAAGGTGTTTTTGGCCAACCAGCGTGGCGCCGAAGCCATCAAGCGTGAAAAAGAAGCTATGAAGGCCAAAGCCAAGGTTGAATACCTGGGTGAGTTTGCCGGTGGTGAAGCCGCATTCAAAGCCGAGGCCGAGGCCAAAGCCAAAGCGGTGGCAGAAGCCAAGGCAGCAGCCGAAGCACAGGCCAAAGCGGTGGCGGAATCCGTAGCCAAACAAAAGGCCGATGACCAGGCGAAAGCACAAGCAGAGGCCGAGGCGCGCTCCAAGGCCCGTGCAGAAGCCCGAGCCAGCGCCACCAAATCGCCGGCTTCTGCACCTGAGAGCATCAACCTCGAAAAAGGCATCAAGGGACTGAAATGA
- a CDS encoding undecaprenyl-phosphate glucose phosphotransferase, translating to MPDVRNDNAATLAARNNPGPLGKDNLLSGVEAGLEPMVLVFALWAVAVYFEGDLSGAYLILSVIVFSLAFPGTPRLNAPGWHMVADIFTNWVWTGALLVFVGFATGYHREFDRQAMVVWLVAAPFVQIAAQLALRGLAPYLVQLQGPAQRAIIVGMNDQGVALARRVGVTPYSRIEFAGFFDDREPSRLDATDDFRILGGLPDVPKYVRDNGIKLIYLSLPMASQPRILQVLDELKDTTASIFFVPDMFITDLIQGRTGSVCGMPVISVCETPFRGANGTIKRVSDIVLSLLILLLVSPILLAVAVAVKMSSPGPIIFRQRRYGLDGEEILVYKFRSMTVTEDGPVVTQAQKGDTRITPLGAFLRKTSLDELPQFINVLQGRMSIVGPRPHAIAHNEMYRKLIKGYMVRHKVKPGITGWAQVNGYRGETETLDKMQGRIDYDLDYLRNWSLRLDLLIIYKTVRVVMGDQKAY from the coding sequence GTCTTCGCGCTATGGGCGGTTGCGGTGTATTTTGAAGGTGATCTCTCAGGTGCTTACCTCATCCTGTCAGTCATCGTTTTTTCGCTGGCATTTCCTGGCACGCCCCGACTAAACGCGCCCGGCTGGCACATGGTTGCCGACATCTTTACCAACTGGGTGTGGACCGGCGCGTTGTTGGTATTTGTAGGCTTTGCAACCGGTTACCACCGGGAGTTTGATCGCCAGGCCATGGTGGTATGGCTGGTTGCCGCTCCCTTCGTGCAGATAGCGGCGCAGTTGGCATTGCGAGGGTTGGCGCCGTACCTGGTGCAACTGCAGGGCCCGGCCCAGCGCGCAATCATTGTGGGTATGAATGACCAAGGCGTGGCACTGGCACGCCGCGTGGGTGTCACGCCGTATTCACGTATCGAGTTTGCAGGTTTTTTCGATGACCGCGAACCGTCGCGATTGGATGCAACCGACGACTTTCGCATCTTGGGTGGCTTGCCTGACGTGCCGAAATACGTGCGCGACAACGGCATCAAGCTGATCTATTTGTCGCTGCCCATGGCTTCGCAGCCACGCATTTTGCAGGTGCTCGATGAGCTCAAGGACACCACTGCATCCATCTTCTTTGTGCCTGACATGTTCATCACAGATTTGATCCAAGGTCGCACAGGCTCGGTGTGTGGCATGCCCGTTATATCTGTGTGTGAGACGCCGTTCCGTGGGGCCAATGGCACTATCAAACGGGTTAGCGACATTGTTTTGTCCCTTCTCATTCTGCTGCTGGTCTCTCCCATTTTGTTGGCGGTTGCGGTAGCCGTCAAAATGAGTTCGCCTGGCCCCATCATTTTTCGCCAGCGCCGTTACGGTTTGGACGGGGAAGAAATTCTGGTCTACAAGTTTCGTTCCATGACGGTCACAGAAGACGGGCCAGTGGTGACCCAGGCCCAAAAGGGCGACACGCGTATCACGCCACTGGGCGCCTTCTTACGAAAAACTTCTCTGGACGAGCTGCCGCAGTTCATCAATGTATTGCAGGGACGTATGAGCATTGTGGGTCCGCGCCCCCATGCTATTGCCCATAACGAGATGTACCGCAAGCTTATCAAGGGCTACATGGTCCGCCACAAAGTTAAGCCCGGTATTACAGGCTGGGCGCAGGTTAACGGATATCGGGGCGAGACAGAGACCCTCGACAAAATGCAAGGCCGCATCGACTACGACCTGGACTACCTGCGGAACTGGTCACTGCGACTGGATTTGTTGATCATCTACAAGACCGTTCGGGTTGTGATGGGCGACCAAAAGGCTTATTGA
- a CDS encoding cyclic nucleotide-binding domain-containing protein — translation MGSNFADLQPDIQPLGTARDFVDEFIDVLKKQPVMHHFSSQELTLLAEYMDCFGVPRKSTVIHEGDEGDFLAILVTGEAQIVKLQDAEEVIVGLIKPGELFGEMSMVDGLERFASCVTNEPSDFAVLTRQKLNDMLADHPRLGNKFLLMLLDLSAARLRNALHVGDSLGCGASACI, via the coding sequence ATGGGTTCGAATTTTGCAGATCTGCAGCCAGATATCCAGCCGCTTGGTACGGCGCGTGATTTCGTGGACGAGTTCATTGACGTGCTCAAAAAGCAACCTGTCATGCACCATTTCAGCAGCCAGGAGTTGACCCTGCTGGCTGAGTACATGGACTGTTTTGGCGTACCCCGCAAGTCCACCGTTATCCATGAGGGAGACGAAGGTGATTTTTTGGCCATTCTGGTGACTGGTGAAGCCCAGATCGTCAAACTGCAAGACGCCGAGGAAGTCATTGTTGGTCTGATCAAGCCCGGCGAGCTGTTTGGAGAAATGTCCATGGTGGATGGTCTGGAGCGTTTTGCCAGTTGCGTCACCAACGAGCCCAGCGACTTTGCGGTGTTAACCCGCCAAAAACTCAACGACATGCTGGCAGACCACCCCCGCCTGGGTAACAAGTTTCTGCTGATGCTGCTGGACCTGTCTGCGGCTCGATTGCGCAATGCCCTGCATGTTGGCGATTCCCTCGGCTGCGGCGCTAGCGCGTGTATATGA
- a CDS encoding O-antigen ligase yields MPEYIRALIVILALATVVFYFAKTPATAVAITPDDFVRRRNAWLYITLAGFLSQNFWVFVAIVSIVIYNAAKKDTNKIALFFFLVLALPQVKEEIPGFAGIRYFLVVDYVRVLTMILLLPVCLGARRIAVSQRNKAHSADIVLATYILLNLALQAQYDVATNVVRAGLNWVMDVVIPYYAISRSIKDLKGFRDVLMSFVVAAMLASLVGVFEFTRNWILYKTVGQALGAVWDSGYLARGEYLRASATSGQAIVFGFVVAIAIGLYLSLRHAIPSRAQYSSGIALLLAGIFSPLSRGPWVGLVVMLFIYTALGEKPIQKYLKYSILVVPVIFVVAISDFGKKIVDYLPFVGSVDADNVTYRQNLFETSFQIILDNPFFGSTDYLLRMEDLRQGQGIIDLVNTFLIVGLNAGFVGLALYLLVFGLSIWGVFKRMRQDTIDSVMHKLGQSLIAVMLGILVIIATVSPIFHVPLMLWSVTALCLAYVRIGTDVR; encoded by the coding sequence ATGCCTGAGTACATAAGGGCGCTAATTGTTATCTTGGCGCTTGCAACAGTTGTTTTCTACTTCGCGAAAACACCTGCAACCGCGGTTGCAATCACGCCAGATGATTTTGTGCGCAGACGCAACGCCTGGCTCTACATCACATTGGCCGGGTTCTTGTCCCAAAACTTCTGGGTATTCGTCGCAATAGTAAGTATTGTGATTTACAACGCTGCAAAGAAAGACACCAACAAGATTGCTCTGTTCTTCTTTCTAGTCCTCGCTCTCCCTCAAGTCAAAGAAGAGATACCAGGTTTTGCAGGCATTAGGTATTTCTTAGTTGTCGACTATGTGCGAGTGCTGACGATGATTTTGTTATTGCCCGTCTGTCTAGGCGCTAGGAGGATCGCTGTTTCGCAAAGAAACAAAGCGCATAGCGCCGATATAGTTTTAGCGACATATATTTTGCTTAATCTGGCTCTGCAGGCGCAGTATGACGTTGCAACAAATGTAGTACGAGCAGGGTTGAATTGGGTTATGGATGTTGTAATTCCCTACTATGCTATCAGCCGATCAATCAAAGATTTAAAAGGTTTCCGCGATGTGTTGATGAGTTTCGTGGTTGCTGCGATGTTGGCCTCACTCGTTGGAGTTTTTGAATTTACTCGCAACTGGATACTATATAAGACGGTTGGACAAGCTCTGGGTGCAGTATGGGATTCAGGTTATCTTGCCAGAGGAGAGTATTTGCGGGCGTCCGCAACGAGTGGCCAAGCTATTGTATTTGGCTTCGTTGTTGCCATTGCCATTGGCCTTTATCTTTCATTGCGGCACGCTATCCCCAGTAGAGCTCAATATTCCAGCGGTATTGCGCTTCTGTTAGCCGGAATATTTTCACCGCTATCCCGTGGACCTTGGGTTGGGTTGGTCGTAATGTTATTTATTTATACTGCATTGGGTGAAAAACCGATACAGAAGTATTTAAAGTATTCTATATTGGTAGTGCCTGTGATTTTCGTTGTCGCAATTTCAGACTTCGGAAAAAAAATTGTTGACTATCTCCCATTTGTTGGATCTGTCGATGCGGATAATGTGACTTATCGACAGAATTTGTTTGAAACATCTTTTCAAATTATTCTCGATAATCCGTTCTTTGGGTCTACCGATTATTTGTTGCGAATGGAAGATTTGCGGCAAGGGCAAGGGATTATCGACTTGGTGAACACGTTTCTTATTGTAGGGTTAAATGCTGGTTTCGTCGGGTTGGCTTTGTACTTACTTGTGTTTGGTCTTTCAATTTGGGGTGTTTTTAAGAGAATGAGGCAAGATACCATTGATTCAGTTATGCACAAATTAGGTCAATCGCTAATCGCAGTAATGCTCGGTATTCTTGTAATAATTGCTACGGTAAGTCCCATATTTCACGTTCCTCTTATGCTTTGGTCTGTAACGGCTTTATGTTTGGCGTATGTGCGAATAGGTACTGATGTTCGTTGA
- the epsG gene encoding chain length determinant protein tyrosine kinase EpsG: MSDPQFNSSSLFPTDVDIELDGIGPKTGSKRSLGQILLDAKVLTPEDALRIIELQREKKIRFGEAAVELGLISAGDIDYALSHQYEYSYLPRTSGQHTDPELVAAYQPFSHEVDQLRTIRSQLMLRWFEQHKGHAMLAIVGAGRAEGGSYLAANLAIVFAQMGERTLLIDADMRAPRQHSLFQLNNQIGFSSLLASRADVASTIHHIHYINNLDVLPAGPIPPNPQELLNRPNMTELFEWAGKTYDIVVIDTSSLSSGADALMVASKAGTALAVARANETKTTAFKNMITDLKRSNINVVGSVLNAPPLIDVAT; this comes from the coding sequence ATGAGCGATCCACAATTCAACTCCTCGTCGCTGTTCCCTACCGATGTGGACATTGAGCTCGACGGTATTGGCCCCAAGACAGGCTCCAAGCGTTCGCTGGGGCAGATCCTGCTGGATGCTAAGGTTCTCACCCCTGAAGATGCCCTGCGCATCATCGAACTGCAGCGCGAGAAGAAAATCCGTTTTGGCGAAGCTGCTGTAGAGTTGGGCCTGATCAGCGCAGGCGACATCGATTACGCGCTGTCGCACCAATACGAATACAGCTACCTGCCCCGCACCAGTGGTCAACATACAGACCCCGAGCTGGTAGCGGCTTACCAGCCCTTTAGCCACGAAGTGGACCAGCTGCGGACCATACGTTCACAGCTCATGTTGCGCTGGTTTGAACAGCACAAGGGCCATGCCATGCTCGCCATTGTGGGCGCAGGCCGCGCAGAGGGGGGTAGTTATTTGGCCGCCAATTTGGCGATTGTGTTTGCCCAAATGGGTGAGCGCACCTTGTTGATAGACGCTGACATGCGCGCGCCGCGCCAACACAGCCTGTTCCAGCTCAACAATCAGATAGGCTTCTCCAGCCTTTTGGCCAGCCGGGCCGATGTCGCCAGCACTATCCACCACATCCACTACATCAACAATCTGGACGTATTGCCGGCCGGCCCCATACCGCCCAACCCGCAGGAACTGCTGAATCGCCCCAATATGACTGAGCTGTTTGAATGGGCTGGCAAGACCTACGACATCGTGGTGATCGACACCTCATCACTGAGCAGTGGTGCAGATGCCCTGATGGTTGCTAGCAAGGCGGGTACTGCGTTGGCCGTAGCCCGCGCAAATGAGACCAAAACCACCGCGTTCAAAAATATGATTACGGACCTGAAACGCTCCAACATCAATGTGGTGGGGTCTGTGTTGAATGCGCCGCCGTTGATTGATGTTGCAACTTGA
- a CDS encoding outer membrane beta-barrel protein — MTRSASRSQSLVALLTCGAAVGCAHAQETSTEKLKLRATMTQIQDSNYQRAIDAKAVSDQVNTQAVDVIVALPYGQQRLELEANLANNKHQTFTQFDYAAHNYNAVWRWSLTPTLVGALSSKRTETLNSAADSLDPGLRNTNVTRIDNLNAGYLLGGPWQLFADYSKGNSTNERALLGITDVNYQSYTAGVSYAPSVGNSLNYALRNDKGTSTSDYSSIGHAFVALYAPTADTTLKGRVAYIEQRFSIDSKFDFSGITGGVEATWRATPKTSINASWLRDITSFQTLESTHARIDTFSIAPKWQMRPTVSIGWTYKRSVRDGLGSPHGTASSRQDRTQESIWDINWQPRKYFILRGAFSNASRTSNVVDQDYTAQVVTLGAQFIY, encoded by the coding sequence ATGACCCGCTCTGCAAGTCGAAGCCAATCCCTTGTTGCGCTGCTGACCTGTGGCGCGGCGGTGGGTTGTGCCCATGCACAGGAGACCAGCACTGAAAAACTGAAACTGCGTGCCACGATGACGCAGATTCAGGACAGCAACTATCAGCGGGCGATAGATGCCAAGGCAGTGTCGGATCAGGTCAATACCCAAGCCGTAGACGTGATCGTGGCGCTGCCCTACGGACAGCAACGTTTGGAGCTGGAGGCGAATCTGGCCAATAACAAACACCAGACGTTTACGCAGTTCGACTACGCGGCACACAACTACAACGCGGTGTGGCGCTGGAGCTTGACGCCAACTTTGGTGGGTGCCCTCAGCAGCAAGCGCACGGAAACACTTAACTCCGCAGCAGACAGTTTGGACCCTGGCTTGCGCAACACCAACGTCACCCGAATCGACAACCTCAATGCGGGTTACCTTCTGGGCGGGCCCTGGCAGTTGTTTGCCGACTATTCCAAGGGCAACTCCACAAACGAACGGGCACTGCTGGGCATCACGGACGTCAACTACCAGTCGTATACGGCAGGCGTCAGTTATGCGCCCAGTGTTGGTAACTCGTTGAACTATGCGCTGCGTAACGACAAGGGCACCAGTACCAGCGACTACAGTTCTATTGGTCATGCCTTTGTGGCACTCTATGCCCCCACGGCAGACACAACACTGAAGGGTCGTGTCGCATACATCGAGCAACGGTTTTCCATTGACTCCAAGTTTGACTTCAGCGGTATCACAGGCGGTGTGGAAGCGACCTGGCGCGCCACACCCAAAACCAGTATCAATGCCAGCTGGTTGCGTGACATCACCAGTTTTCAAACGCTGGAGTCTACCCACGCCAGAATCGACACGTTCAGCATAGCCCCTAAGTGGCAAATGCGTCCCACCGTGTCCATCGGTTGGACCTACAAACGCTCGGTACGCGATGGCCTGGGTAGTCCCCACGGCACAGCAAGCAGTCGCCAGGATCGCACGCAGGAGAGCATTTGGGATATCAATTGGCAGCCGCGCAAATATTTCATATTGCGGGGTGCATTTTCCAATGCCAGTCGAACTTCCAACGTCGTTGACCAAGACTACACGGCACAGGTGGTAACACTTGGTGCGCAATTTATTTACTGA
- the epsE gene encoding polysaccharide export protein EpsE, protein MKKLFQRVTGLALAALFTAFTSIAALAQDRLYEDRLGAGDVIRVQVYQSPDLSQETRILETGFISYPLIGATKVAGLTIPEAEAVIAKALKAGGFIQQPQVTIAQLQIRRKTVTVLGAVGRPGLYPLDNINTNLSSILAAAGGIAQGGSDTVILAGKRDGKPVRQEIDVAATYLDDKLANDVVLSPGDTIYVHRAPSFYVYGEAGKPGPYRLERNMTVMQALVTAGGPTQRGTERNLRLNRRSPDGSVKESRPELTDLVQPDDVIFVRESLF, encoded by the coding sequence ATGAAAAAGCTATTCCAACGTGTGACCGGCCTGGCATTGGCCGCGCTGTTCACTGCATTCACTTCGATTGCTGCACTCGCACAGGACCGTCTGTACGAAGACAGACTTGGCGCGGGCGACGTCATCCGTGTGCAGGTTTACCAAAGCCCCGATCTTTCACAGGAAACCCGTATTCTGGAGACAGGTTTCATCAGTTACCCGCTGATTGGAGCAACCAAAGTGGCGGGCCTTACCATTCCTGAAGCGGAAGCTGTCATTGCAAAAGCGCTGAAGGCCGGTGGCTTCATACAGCAACCGCAGGTCACCATTGCGCAATTGCAAATACGCCGCAAAACCGTCACCGTATTGGGTGCGGTTGGGCGCCCGGGCCTCTACCCCTTGGACAATATCAATACCAATCTCTCCAGCATACTGGCAGCGGCAGGTGGCATTGCGCAAGGTGGTTCAGACACCGTGATTCTGGCGGGCAAACGCGACGGCAAGCCCGTGCGCCAAGAGATTGATGTGGCTGCAACCTACTTGGACGACAAACTCGCCAACGACGTGGTGCTGTCCCCTGGCGACACCATCTACGTGCATCGCGCCCCTTCGTTCTATGTGTATGGTGAGGCGGGCAAGCCTGGCCCCTACCGCCTGGAGCGCAACATGACGGTCATGCAGGCGCTGGTTACCGCAGGTGGGCCCACCCAGCGTGGAACAGAGCGGAACCTGCGCCTGAACCGCCGCTCGCCTGACGGAAGCGTCAAAGAGTCGCGCCCGGAACTCACCGATCTGGTGCAACCCGACGATGTGATTTTTGTGCGCGAAAGCCTGTTTTAA